The nucleotide sequence aggtggaaagatttgatgtaatccatggacaccagtgaagatcacaaatcattgaagaaaaaaggttcagcgcactgtctagtgggtctggatgacccaactcccaatgttaaagtgcctaggatagcacaagggttcaaataattaagtgggtttggaaaattagtggatggatggattctggCACTTGGACTTCTGAACTtcttcattccaccaccaagtctccttATCTGCCTCCTCATTTGAGATGACACACCAGCTACCTTCGAGTCTCCCTGTTCACTTTAGCTGTAGATGTCCAGTCATGTGGAAGAGTCTCCTGATCTCTGtctaacagctgagcaaacagatcagagctgaagactTCTAgtgttggaaatattttactgttacaacggGGGGTAATGAATCTTCTGagacacaaggtgtatatttgtataaaccccttttgtaagtTAGactaaaatgtagttttattgattatatttgcatcatttttattgtttctggacagaaaagaagaagaggaaagaagagagagggatgttataGAATAGGAAGATAAAGAAACTGGAGGATTATTATAGAGTGTGTGtgtaaagcaacaagttgctggaagtttatcaTCATTTCTTACAGGTGTAAATGTCAGTCTAAATGAGCTGGGACCTGTCCACACTCACAAATGTTACAATCATACCCGTTGGCTACAAAAATATTCACATACAAAAAACAACTACAGTTCATACGcacatacttatgcatacaaaccaacacatgtaaagcattttgtTCTGTCATGCATACAATTTGTTCAATGGTGTGCTGATGTGAGCAGGTGGGACAAACTAATTGCATGATTGGATggtttttgcatgtttgttgtgtttttacacCCCTTGCATGCTGCATGTGGACACGCCCCTTAATTAGAAGCACCTGCTCTTAATTGAGAGACTATATAGGAGTGgagcaattcaattcaattcaattcaattttattcaattttatttgtatagcccaaaatcacaacaacagtcgtctcgatgggcttcgaagtaaaacatgaacttaaaaggatcatgaatacaaagagttcaataggaaaatactaaaatgaactaacaaactgactaagctatactggcatccctgcccttagaccccccttcgcggtaaggaaaaactcctaaaaaaactgattccggaaaaaacgaagaaacctcaggggtgcccacatgaaggagggatcctcccccaggacggacaggcgatttaccagaactcatagagaagaattaacttatctaaatctacaactacatatataaaagtccagcagacgagcttcatccagctgtggttgtggggacagtcaagggcgcgagtcgagccggagacaggaaccacagccaggtgtaggagcaggagcagaggcgaggtactcggtcaggtacagagcagagacgagccagagatgagccagaggcaggatccacagccaggtgtaggagcaggagcagagacgaggtacacggtcaggtacagagcagagacgagccagagatgagccagaggcaggatccacagccaggtgtaggagcaggagcgaaggcgaggtaaacggtcaggaactggagcacggatgagccaactggagtctggaagcactcccactccccaggagagAAGCAGACGCGCGCTCCAGAATGTAGCGGACTCTGGGAAAAGTTCCTGCCCGGCCAGGAAGGCGCATACCCCAGGGGCGCTTGGCTCTGCGCACCCTGGGAGCATGGCATACACGCCGGGAACCACCGGGCCTGTATGCACAGGGGACGCATTTGGACCGCCAGACCACTCATCAGATGCACCAATGGAGTGAGGAGGGCGCACGCACCAGGGGCAATTGGACCGCTGGGACCGCCAGTTCTGCCATGCCGTCAACACGCGGGGGCAGGGCAGGGACCCTGCCGGTGTTGTAAGTATCCCGACGTGACTCAGCAGACTGGTAGAAACGCACAAGAAGGCTGGGTCCAGCCTGGATGTTGGAGTACCTTTGATGCTGCCGCTTGTGTGTTTCCATGCAGGAGTCCCAGCGTGCCGGAAGGCCAGCCAGAAGCGACATGACACGGGGAGGAGTTAGTGAGGCTGAATACGCGCAGAGGCAGAGGGGAACTCTGCCTGGCCTGTAAGTATGGGAAAGCGTAGCCACACTCCTCAGGATGGCCtaaggcaggggtcggcaaccttttttattcaaagagccatttgcgaccgcccctaataaaaaagaaagcactcggagccacaacccgttttgacaccattatatatattatgcatgtatatattattcaaaggtgctcattacgtcgatcgcgatctaccggtcgaccttcaatgacatgagtgtagatcgcgggccagaaaagattttaaaaaaaaagtacttctttaaaatccaccagccaatcaaaatcctcactgagaagtacgggacttgattgacatgtagattggccaatcggacatcgtctgaagcatacgtcgctgcaaattcacattgtgttctttaaaagaTGATACTGCGGCCGCgttgggaggagctactggttctggtctgatggctgcatggagcgatgtgtttatcaatgcatggtagacactgagaatgtggagagatcaggtttattattttgaagagttctacttggtaatcatgtttccatgtttgagtttataaaatcatcccagagaaagtctctgcttcaactcccgcagggaaagctgcgtctcaatctgacgcccgtgtttgcatctctctgacagagtttgaagccaaagcccctctcccccctctttacctgcttttcctctctacctgttcacctgttcacatcctctgcagctgagagttggtttcccccgcgctcccggtgtgtcctacacagagagcgcaaaatacggtagtcggggcgctccagcgccgcACAAGGATGGAAGAGTAGGatgcaggttatagcggggatagagcgggttaagaaaatgaatggaagaaggcggcccgctgaagaaatattcaatattgtacacattttattattagtctgaactatcttttatttaggatttttttttattttatcagtccagtacgggaaaaaaacataatcaaaacttgtgctgggcggtttttggctgggtctggcggttttcagatgacttttgggctggaaaactgtgactctatctggcaacactggcgcgaactctcagtctgtcatcagtgagttggtctctgccccgcggtacgtcaagttcccggcagaagatcggagtgtttattgaagccgccccgcgtgcctctccctgctatcagctctgcaggtctcgcccgataaatacgagctcatttaggaagctgttttttacgtggctcgcgcttcgtgcggagccagcagcgcctttgaaatgccatgaaaaatgaacaaactaaaattaaatttaattattataaaatactcattattttccaaagtcacagggagccgcaagagatggatgaaagagccacatgtggctccggagccatgggttgccgacccctggcctaAGGCAACCGTGGTTGCTTCTGGTGCTGGCAGATGTGTTTGCCTGCAGGTCCTGGTGCGTGTGACCCGAGGACTTCCCTGATCATGGAGGAAGGACATCATGGGTCAAGTCTGGCAGGTGGAGGACGTCCCCTGGATTCCGGATCTGCTGTCtcccaaagctgcttttgtcgACTGTCCCCCGGACTTTTAGTATTGCTTTTTAGTCGTTTTTACACTGTTTCTGCatcttattgtattttaaaatttttagagcggttttatgtattttagtttttatcatCTCATTGGCCAGTCAGGTTTTAAgattaataaactgtttttgtggccaaaaataCCCTGTTCCTCTTTGGTGGCTCGTGTGTTCTCACCCAGATCATCCCTCTAATCTGCAATAATTCAATTTCATCTTTTCATCCCATCTCCAAACTTCTTACTGCCTTTCACCATCAACCACCCCCATAACACTGACACCTGtactcaggtgagtgtttgtgttctaCTGAGGTGGATGaaggaatgtaaaaagaggtaGAGATCCCGGTCATCCCCACCCCAGGGTCCCCCAACACCCGCAGATAGTGGAAATCGGCCCGGCAGGTGATCACGTCAGCTAACCAGACTAACAGGACCACCAAAGAGGCCCCCTTAACGCCAGAGAGCAGAGGGGTACAGGAGCACAAAGAGTGTAAGCTACAGCCCAGCTAAAGGAATACCCCCTCCTGCTGCGCTAGGGGACACAGCATGGGGCCCTGCCCCCGGAGAGATCCCCCCCCAATGCCAGACAAGCAGCGCACCACCTCCagggagttctgggcatccctcAACCCCAGCCATAAGCCAGGGCCACTCAAGGGAGACCCGCACCACGCTGTGGGCAACCACCCGCCCACCATACAGGAGGTCCAAGAAAGAGCAAGGTAGGGGCCACCCACCCGCCACCCAGAAGGAGGATGCCTTCAAGGTGGGGGGGTCCCCGAAGAGCATTGTAAAAATTCCCCGACCAGGCTCTCCCACTGTTGGACTTTTGGAGAGGCCTAGCACTcgagggcaaggaccagaacctgcaccacagggacatggacatcccccaggctcagatgtgatgggATCTTCGGCTCACGGTCTTGctagagaactcagggatccctctccctgtgtggagagagggcccaggaagccagcacccaaggaacAGCTCTCAGCTCTcctaaagtctgttttaacTTATTCCTAAAAGCCACACAGGCCATTTTTCAACTTCCACCATTCGGTCCTCAGCTCTGCCTTTTTAACCACCAGAGTCATCCTCACACCATTGTCCTGTAGTCTGTGTTGGGTTGTTTTGAGGCCTCTGAATAGACTCCTCCTGACACTGTTCTGTCTGTTCTCCTAAGCTCTGGTAGACTTAAACCTTACTCATAAGTCAGAGACCTCTTCCACTGTCCACAAATTGTCCTGATGTGATTGCCTTGATGGTGTTGTTTGTTTGGAttgcgtttttcttttttacttttatgaggTCTGTGTGATTCTCCGGACTCTGCCTGCTCTGAGTGGCAGTGTTTTGTTAACAATGGCGCTCCTTTGGGGGAAATTAGGGCAGACTCCATGCAGTcgtttagtaaaaataaaaaaggcctgACATAGGGTAACctgatgtttcttttaaaaattcaaagaaCCTTAAACCTCATGAATCTCCACCCTTGAGAGATGCATTGGAGTCAAATGCATCATTTGGGATTTAAAACTGccttgagttgtttttttaatgacttggGTTTCAGAATAAACATCTGTTGCCTAAAATTCAAAtggttttgacattttgcatgTTAGGGATAAAACCCAGACACAAACATCGGCAGTATCAGACTGAATGAGAAGAACGTACGATGATGGAAAAGGTTCTGCTCATCTTTGCTGCTTCAGGCAAGTCTTTCATGTGCATATATTTGTCATTATCCTTGTGATTGTCATGTTCCTGCGTGTCTTTGGCAGCTCTGAGTGCGGTTTCCTCACGCCCCGCACGCCGGTACCATGTCATTTACGACccaaagaactggactgaagctCAGAGTTACTGCAGAGAGAAATTCACTGACCTAGCAACTGTGGACAACATGGATGATGTGAACATCCTGATGAACATGGGACTTCCAACTACCCTGGTAAGGTTAAAGAGCTTCACAAACCTTTGTTTCTAAGGTGTATCTGTCATGGTTACCAAAACCAATGGCCAAAGAAATGTTGTTGGTTTATGTTGTACTATTTTTGATATACAGCTATAGTTTTTATTAATTGATCTTTTTATACTTATTCCCTGTActgacattttaattatgaGTAGAAACTAGTGGTACAAGTCAGTGTAGGTAATGATGCAAATGGAAACAGGTGAGCTAATAAAGCATTAGAAATGGagctcagaaaaggaaaaaaaataaaaagttccaaagaaaaaaaggatcaatCAAAAGCATTTGACCCAATTTTTTTTACTAGGCAGTTGAattgaagttttcttttctgtctttttttctttttttctttttgcaaaccTCCCTGCTGTGAATCTTCATTTGTGTGGTTTGAACTAATTGCAGCCAGTCAGGACATAGAAACTCCCCTCATGACCACCTCTTCTTCTAAAATTATGTTGTATAGAGTGTTGAAGCCAGGACCGAaaaaatgtaacccttgtgctatcctaggcactttaacatagggagttgggtcatctagaccagtgtttttcaaccttttttgagccatggcTCATTTTAACCtcgacaaaaatcctgcggcacaccagcatccaaaaaaaaaaaaaaaaagcagaaattcatggtctgtattgatcgacagcccccccccccccccccgcaatctcacgtgcatttttgtgataattgcggccgaaaaagcaggaagttgcggctgtttttttctaagagatgaaattaaagttaaataagaaaatttagaaactgtttgtttgttgtggtttcaattcaagacgtttcacaaggacaactcattgtgcgctgggacactggccctttaagccaatgcatcatgggagatgtagtgtgaaaactgccgaaaaattgcagaaagactcgcgtctctgagcttcattgtattgtccacttgtttcactgtctgacaccggattctgtggaaagctacaccgctaaagacgagctttagctggtatttttgttagaacttagcgactttatcagcagaattaagaacaaggaagtgaagactttaagcacttctgattggtcagactgatgacatgtgattaagccttcaagaatgattggcggagacagttaaaggggcgggacttttccgcaaactgtcatagctgcaggtaaatcgctgtaccgtcattcttatcaaaatgtctttaatagaattaaataaacacaaagaaaaaaggtaattttaagatcttttatattcctaactcctcagttttttatcagggcctgtttggatgaacacagagctgatttcctggagatggtaattgcttttagatcagttactgagggcaatttcccatggcacacttgaccatctcccacggcacactagtgtgccgcggcacactggttgaaaaacactgatctagacccactagacagtgctctgaaccttttttcttcaatgatttgtgatcttcactggtgtccatggattacatgaaatctttccacctttatccacctttgtcatggtagggagaacacgtcaatgtaagggtggggggtcatctaagatagcacaaggggtatacAGGTTCTTTCTGGTAGAATACAATGTAGATTTGTTGTGCGCTCAAATATTGCATGATTGCTCTCTATATTGggatccatccagccatccaaattatggatggctggatggatggatggatggatggatggatggatggatggatggatggagggaacaACTACATGAAAAGAAGAATTAGAAAACATGGAAGgtatacatgttaaaaaaaacaagaataacaaataaaatggaaccTCATCCAATTTGCATGCAAAGCAAATGTGTAGTGTTGTTTAAATAGCCGCATTCAAACTCTTTACTGCACCGCCCGCTACTCACTTAGCATCCtgtctttcattttcttaaagaagcaagtaaaaagtgtccaagaagaaaatgaaagacgGGATGTATTTTCTCTGTAACACATCTGCATTCTGTCTATGTCCTTAAACCTGCTCATCGTTTTCCTGTGCAGCAGCCTTGAGTCCAGCAGACAGCTTGGACCATCTTTAGGTATCTGAAGGTTTCCGTTACATCCACATCCTCTCTTTCTATATCTGACCAGAGCAGAGAGAGGAGAGAACCAGCTGGCAGTTTTTAGTGAGCCAAAGTCCTGTAgagaacaaaacataaaagaataaacccttgtgctatccgaggCACTTTAAACTAAAGCATTGTAGAGacataaaatagaataaaataaaaagcataacacCAATTTCAAACACTGAAGAGACAtgaatagaaaaacagaaatagcggaaataaaatataaaacatacaATCAATTTAAAAGATATTCAAACCAGCATAATAACAGGGCTAGTCTCATTCTGAAGTGTTGAGATGGAGgaacaattcttttttaaaactcttcaaGAGGGTGACCTCTCTAATTGTCGTGGCAACTGATTCCATAGTTTAGGAGCCAACAGAGCAAACGCACCATCCCCCCAAAACTTACCTTTGGTTCTGGGAACCATTAACACAAACTGGTCGGCGGAGCATAAGGACTTTAAGGGGGAGAATCTTAAAAGCAGACTGGAGAGGTAAGAAGGTGCCATACCTACCAGGGACTTAAAAGTCAGGACCAGGATTTTCATAAAAAGCAAGTATTCCACTGGCAGCCAGTTTAAACAGACCAAAATCGATGTTATGTGGTCAAACTTATTTAGACCAGCTGCAGTCTGGCTATTGAAGCTTTGGGTAAGCCAGCATAAAAACAGCTGCAATAATTTAGTCTGGACAACACAAAGACACGGACGACAATTTAAAAGTTCGTTTCTGAAAAAAGCATGACCTAATCACAGCGTTTCAGTCACAGTACactataaaagaatttaaaatacCCTAAATTAGAACTACAATAATCCAGTGGCCCAGGCGGTTGAGCGgttcgtccaatgatcgaagggttggcggttcgattccccgctcccaccatccaatgtcgttgtgtccttgggcaagacacttcaccctcgctgcctccagtgtggctccactggtctgtggatgtgcatgaatgcgccggtgatggtcagaggggccgtaggcgtgaactggcagccacgcctctgtcagtctgccccagggcagctgtggctgcaaccgtagcttaccatcaccaagtatgaatgaataatggacacaatgtaagcactttgagcgtctggaaaagcgcagataaatccaatccattattattattaacaccAAGATTCCTCCATTTTCTTGACCTGCTGCATCTCTTTTAGTGCTGCTTGAGCCTAAGATggccactgttgggtgaaggcagggtacaccctaaaTATTAAGGTGCATTGatacaaaaaaacagataaatagAACATCAATGAGAATGTTTAAATTGCTTCCGTCATGTCAACGTTCCACGTCCATCCCTCTACACCGCAACGCAAGGATTAGGCAGGAGTTCTGTTTCCAGTCCATCTATGCATCAATTTCAGAGCAATGAGAACGGGATAAATACGTACGTCATCAGTGAGAGCAACTTACATTAACCTTACACAcatgacaatggtatgttccgtTTTCTTgacatcccttgaggtggctCAAGGGAACAGCAAGACTCCAGGTGAGGCACACACCTGGGCTCCCCTGAAGATGCGACTACAAACCTCCACGAggccagacaacccaaaaacccacagcacccgtaCTTGTCGACCCACTACAGGATTAAGGCTAAATTCTTACACATTTTTGGCTTGTAACAAATGTCTGGTCCTTTTTGTATAAAATGCCTCTTTGTCATATTTATGTCGTGCTGTACATAAAGCTGTACAGTCAAATATTATCAGCAACATTTTTGGTAATTTAGCCTGTTTTATGAGGAAATAAACAAGTTACTACATATTTACGTTAGCAagctaaatatttcatttaaagttaaatatttattataactatatatttaattaatttggaCTTAATAATTAacattaatatttaatatacTAATATTTAGTCACAAAGCTTAAATGTTtagtgtggaaaataaatatttagatctAAATATATAATTTGCAAACTGAACATTTTAACCAAATTTTTAGTTAGTAAATGTTACATTTGTAAATGCATGaattaaaaggtgaaaaaatgcttttgaaatattgaaaatgaaatgatatTTGCACCCCATACATGCATGCTCTGTGGTTGATCAACATTTTACGTCATGGGATTTTAATCTCGTAGCTTTCAATCTATTTAAATTTACAGAGAATTCCAATCTTTTGCAGAATTTGGGTTCCCTCAaatttctgctgccacactCACAACCTTTTGTTCAAATTCCCCTCCTGTCTCTATTTTGTGGGTAATAAACCTGGTCAAACATTATTTACAGAATTAAACTAACTACATTTCAAACTTGTCAAACCACTATTGTTGTGGCACAAATTGTTTGACTCCAAGGTTTAAACAGAGGATACATTGAAATACTGGGACCatggggaaaataaataaatcccttaatcaGGGATTTAATAATGTGACGTCCTTGTTCTTAGGTACCTTGGATTGGCTTATATTATGATGGAGGCACTTGGCAGTGGTCGATGACAGACAAAGATTTCTTCAAACAAGATGGAGCTAACTACAGATACTGGTATCCTGGTGAACCCATCAGTGGCTGGAACAACGTACagtgtgtgtacatgtatgCCAACGGACTGTGGAACGATGCTCCTTGTGATTGGTTAATAAAACCAATGTGCTCTGATGTGAGAGGTGAGGTTATGCTCAATGAAGAACACCGCTGCTCTTGACCTTAAATATTACTGTCGTTCGGCCTACTTCTGCACcgacagaggtgaatttctaattctCCTGCCTTTCTGAACAAACCtcatcctagaaaacaacacagtttttcatattttggttaaaaaaaggcttaattataattaaaagacctctgggaacctTTTTTTATGATGGATCAAAATATGACTAAAGTGGGGCTTATAGAAAAGTCAAGGTGAGTAAGGCAGCTGGCCCAGACAGTGTCAGCAAGAGGTTCCGAAAGTACTTTTTATTTCAGCTAGTATGAGAATGAAACCATCATTTCTTCTTCTAATAGATAACTGCAGGAGACGGTCTTGTATATTTCAGGTGTTTGTTCTGATCTGTAGATGTGTGGAGGCCTTTGCTGATAATTAAATTAGACACCATCATTCGTGGAGGAAACAACTGTGTTAgtataatttgtatttttgaaaaggCTTGTTATTATTGTATTTACTACAACtaataaactataaaaaaatgtaaatgacaaaaagagattttttaaaataaaatagacgcATAAACAGTCGATTTCTGCAATGCGTGACAGAACCACATGTTGATTTTTCCCTTTGTTTCTACATCAGAGCAAAACAGAATGCCACACACAATAGCAAGTGTAATTCATTCTTTCTATATGATTTCAGGGTCAAATGTGACATTTGTCCACATCAACACTCTCATGACGTGGCCTGTGGCGCAGAGCTACTGCAGAGAGCATTACACTGATCTGGCTAGTGTGAGAAATTCTGCAGAAAACCGGAAGATCATGGATCTTAAAcctgcaggagaagatgtctggATCGGTCTTGCTAAAACTAGCTGGACGTGGTCGAATGGGAGTACGACCACCTTTCAGTACTGGAGTGAGACTGAACCTaatgatcaaacagcagcttGTGTCCTCGTGTTTTTTGGAAACTCTGGAAAATGGGCAGATGCCAGATGTGAACAACTGAGACCATTCATTTGCTATGAGGGTAAGCAATGGTGTTTACACATGCAGGACAAACAGACCTGATAACCCACTGCATTAAAGGTGTTCAGCAGGTACCGGTAGGTTAACGTCAGATCACTACCATTTCCCAGTGAAAATGAGATAGGTGGGCTCCAACGCAGACATGACACAGACTTTGCTGTTGAATTCTAATGCAGCTCAGTGACATAAATTCTCCACTTTCCTCATCTCTTTCCTCCCTTGAAACAAACAATATGTCCTTTAAATTAGCTTTAAACCACTTTTGTCTGTTAACAAATTTTCTAGAGATTTCTTAACATCACGACACGTCTTATCTCCTCAACTGGTACTAACAAACCATTTCGCATCAACCTCTTCTTGTTTTTCCAGCCTCAGTCAGTGCATTTTCTCTAGTTCACCTCTTGCTTTTGAACTGGAATATTTTCACAAGAAACCATCACAAATCTAAAAAGCAAGATTCATTTTAGTCATCTTTGTTTGCCGCTCTTTTGGCTTAAAACT is from Oryzias latipes chromosome 7, ASM223467v1 and encodes:
- the LOC105353659 gene encoding lymphocyte antigen 75-like, which produces MDDVNILMNMGLPTTLVPWIGLYYDGGTWQWSMTDKDFFKQDGANYRYWYPGEPISGWNNVQCVYMYANGLWNDAPCDWLIKPMCSDVRGSNVTFVHINTLMTWPVAQSYCREHYTDLASVRNSAENRKIMDLKPAGEDVWIGLAKTSWTWSNGSTTTFQYWSETEPNDQTAACVLVFFGNSGKWADARCEQLRPFICYEEVFPVFKQTLRLKMVGNSSLDLNDPTVFADLQQQLQQKLRDQRVNGEIKVNWRKTADGKIFHKTEEEDRF